From Juglans regia cultivar Chandler chromosome 6, Walnut 2.0, whole genome shotgun sequence, the proteins below share one genomic window:
- the LOC108997756 gene encoding UPF0481 protein At3g47200-like, which yields MAGTSTPCMKEWFETIMAAGENAENQPQTAPTPKLQPVIFLLRDNKNFAKYYEPRVVSLGPIHHGKERYQLGEKYKLRLTQDFVTESCENVNIDDLYKKIEQEIEELKECFKEAVTKPYDNDSLARILFVDGCVVLQYIYYAVNNKFKEKNIKDDSVAFCQQDLFLLENQLLYRLLESLMSLSKMRGKFRSSIQNFIKRNHNMLLEGGQQLSRNGERSEDSEPPPTHLLDLLRTSLLGPPGDQTHTENSRIERKDPEWQSYRNLQELKAAGIIVKRSCIKTGPKFLNMIAYEMCLDFDNDFGVTSYISFLDSHIDEASDVKDLRKARVLYNFLGSDVEVAQLFNEIGTDLVPNLEAYKDVKYQIQECYDNTWMRFTAEFFHYHFRTSWTGFASLGALFALFLGATQTWFAVFSPDHCDDFCKKFTQNL from the exons ATGGCCGGAACCTCGACGCCTTGCATGAAGGAATGGTTCGAAACGATAATGGCGGCCGGAGAAAATGCGGAAAATCAACCCCAAACGGCGCCAACACCAAAGCTGCAACCGGTTATCTTCTTGCTCCGTGATAACAAGAATTTTGCAAAGTATTACGAGCCAAGAGTGGTATCTTTGGGTCCCATCCATCATGGCAAGGAAAGGTACCAGTTGGGAGAGAAATACAAGCTCAGATTGACCCAAGATTTTGTTACAGAAAGTTGCGAGAACGTAAATATAGACGATTTATACAAGAAAATCGAGCAGGAAATCGAGGAACTCAAGGAATGCTTCAAGGAAGCGGTGACGAAGCCCTACGATAATGACTCCCTCGCCAGGATACTGTTCGTCGACGGCTGCGTTGTACTGCAATACATATACTACGCTGTTAACAACAAGTTCAAAGAGAAGAATATAAAAGACGACAGCGTAGCCTTCTGCCAACAGGATTTGTTCCTGCTGGAGAACCAACTTCTGTATCGTCTCCTGGAGTCGTTGATGAGTCTGAGCAAGATGAGAGGCAAGTTCAGGAGTTCGAttcagaatttcattaaaagaaaCCACAACATGTTACTAGAGGGTGGTCAGCAATTATCAAGAAATGGAGAAAGATCAGAGGATTCAGAGCCGCCGCCTACCCATCTTCTGGATCTTCTGAGGACAAGCCTCTTGGGCCCGCCAGGGGATCAGACACACACTGAGAACAGCAGAATAGAACGAAAGGACCCAGAATGGCAATCCTACCGCAATTTGCAGGAGCTTAAAGCAGCAGGAATCATCGTGAAAAGGAGTTGTATTAAAACTG GGCCAAAGTTCTTGAACATGATAGCCTACGAAATGTGTCTGGACTTCGACAACGACTTCGGCGTCACCTCCTACATTTCCTTCCTCGACTCGCACATCGATGAAGCCAGCGACGTCAAGGACCTAAGAAAAGCGCGAGTGCTGTACAACTTCCTTGGCAGCGACGTCGAAGTTGCTCAGCTATTCAATGAGATAGGGACAGACTTGGTGCCAAACCTCGAGGCATACAAGGATGTCAAGTACCAGATTCAGGAATGCTACGACAACACTTGGATGAGATTCACAGCTGAGTTCTTTCACTATCATTTCCGCACCTCCTGGACGGGCTTCGCTTCTTTGGGTGCATTGTTTGCGCTTTTTCTGGGTGCCACTCAGACTTGGTTTGCAGTATTCTCCCCTGACCATTGCGATGATTTTTGCAAGAAATTTACACAAAACTTATGA
- the LOC118348662 gene encoding disease resistance-like protein CSA1: MRGLQNFQNMTRMDLSVCESLTKTPDLSRIPNLEWLDFADCTYLVEVHASVGSLNKLEHLSFARCTKLTSLPTSLKFRCLKFLAVEGCLRLQNLPEIEFERECLRKLSLAYTDIIELPLFIGHLSGLEVLDLRGCKNLVHLPTGILRFRHLNTLVLAGCSKLVFIPNILKDDCCSIDLPELVYLDLQNYHLPDPDIMMSFNHYFTLQRLNISGSDVIRLPERLKKFDELRTLELKNCKKLQEIPALPPKIKVVNATGCMSDGLKIPHFFKSQPRDPRWTKLAQNSNGGIYLAHSSLAGTKFQQ, from the exons ATGAGGGGATTGCAG AATTTCCAGAATATGACCAGAATGGACTTGTCTGTTTGTGAATCTCTGACAAAAACCCCCGATCTTTCTCGGATTCCAAATTTAGAGTGGCTCGATTTTGCTGATTGTACATACTTAGTTGAGGTTCATGCTTCTGTTGGATCCCTTAATAAGCTTGAGCATCTCTCATTTGCCCGTTGCACTAAGCTTACCAGTTTGCCAACAAGCCTCAAGTTTAGGTGTCTTAAATTCCTAGCCGTTGAAGGTTGCTTAAGACTTCAAAATTTGCCTGAAATCGAGTTTGAAAGGGAATGTTTAAGGAAGCTTAGTTTGGCATACACCGATATAATAGAATTGCCTTTATTCATTGGGCACCTCTCTGGGCTTGAAGTATTAGATCTAAGAGGCTGCAAAAATCTTGTGCATCTCCCGACTGGCATTCTTCGATTTCGACATCTGAATACTCTCGTTCTCGCTGGCTGTTCAAAACTTGTTTTTATTCCAAATATCTTGAAGGATGATTGTTGCTCAATAGACCTTCCGGAGCTGGTATATTTGGATCTTCAAAATTATCACCTGCCAGACCCAGATATCATGATGAGTTTCAATCACTACTTTACTCTGCAGCGTTTAAATATATCAGGGAGTGATGTTATTAGGCTTCCTGAAAGGTTGAAGAagtttgatgagttgaggaccCTTGAGTTAAAGAATTGCaagaaacttcaagaaattccTGCACTgccaccaaaaataaaagtcgTAAATGCAACTGGATGCATGTCAGACGGATTAAAAATACCGCACTTCTTTAAAAGTCAACCACGAGACCCACGATGGACTAAGCTGGCACAAAATTCCAATGGTGGTATCTATCTTGCTCATTCGTCTCTAGCAGGCACAAAATTTCAACAATGA
- the LOC108997513 gene encoding disease resistance protein RUN1-like isoform X1 — protein MSSSSMAFQSGATSSSSSPSIHPWNHDVFLSFRGEDVRRNFISHLYQALLQRGINTYIDNNLERGEEISLALFKTIEGSMISIIVFSKNYAESRWCLDELLKILDCKETMKQIVLPIFYDVDPSDVRHQKGIFGKSFDKLGDKLKDNAKMLKWKVALQRVADLSGFPLAKFRDESTFIQEIIQWVDIRIVNQTPFSVACHPVGIESRIRDIYDQHLNIEMNDIIRVVGIFGTGGIGKTTISNYIYNRISSQFEGSCFLKDVRETSKRKGGLLELQNRLLSKILGTKSNIDDEDRGINVIRHRLSSKRVLLILDDVDELVQIEKLAGDRDWFGSGSRILITTRDQHLLEVFEVDSKYKVKILDENEALRLFSLHAFKKDEPLEGYVELSKQVTKYAQGLPLALKVLGSDLKGQSIDEWKNALDKYRKIPNDDIQKVLLVSYEGLHATEKQIFLDIAFFFKGEPLANVMKIFDCCGFSPVHGIKRLIDKCLITIEEHYNKCVKMHELLQVMGREIVRLKSPEEPSKRSRLWFHEDIREVLEESTGPNKIEGIVLDLPKGEEEMISLHPEAFQHMKRLGIFINRNACFSCAPNYLSEKLRVLDWSRYPGESLPHNFQGKKLIFFSMHASLIKELGDGFKPKNLTTMTLYDCNFLEKIPDLSSISNLKKLSVMCCTRLVEVHDSVGSLENLSLLNFYGCSKLQILPRSLNLRSLLQLCFDGCSSLRYLPKIECKMECLRKLSLNGTAIEELPLSIANLVGLEVLSLSNCKNLLRLPNIVCNLLQHLEFFSIAGCSNLVNKMGNDGPSHLAIESTKMKEEISLCEEPLHELAPPTNSSNWSTTLQESNLQISCSHSESKFFPISSLFTMFNSSVSLKSLDLSKIGIVSLPTSIKEFVALIQLHLHYCEKLEEIIELPPNIRHVNVEGCKSLERFSEVSKILEFNRSHIRSLQRIYLSGCDKMHVNIWNDKVQNPLLWKGVYEYDATLFPENQIPEWLSYVHEFLKDNDDGRRRGAKEEWVIDIEGPHYLEEISGIVLYGVIFFTAKFFVHGGIDRAKITSNSSNYACYIPEGVHLINTNSDRPMENKPAYTIWVGYSNLQSFGVKVLDNLRVQFDLRHHSDGMVPFYKSCRAKVVYKNERRANKKRKLEEETTKLCMESETHAHERLNQSSECVE, from the exons atgtcttcttcttctatggCCTTTCAATCAGGAGctacttcctcttcttcatctccttccaTCCATCCATGGAATCATGATGTATTCTTGAGCTTTAGAGGTGAAGATGTTCGCCGTAACTTTATTTCCCATCTATACCAAGCTTTGCTTCAAAGGGGAATCAATACTTACATAGACAACAATCTTGAAAGAGGGGAGGAGATTTCACTGGCACTTTTCAAAACTATTGAAGGGTCAATGATTTCTATCATTGTATTCTCTAAAAACTATGCAGAATCTAGATGGTGCTTAGATGAGCTATTGAAGATTCTTGATTGCAAGGAAACAATGAAGCAAATTGTTCTACCAATTTTTTACGACGTAGATCCATCAGATGTACGGCATCAGAAAGGGATTTTTGGAAAATCCTTTGATAAACTTGGAGATAAGCTCAAGGATAATGCAAAGATGCTGAAATGGAAGGTAGCTTTGCAAAGAGTAGCTGATTTGTCTGGTTTCCCATTAGCGAAATTCCG GGATGAGTCAACATTTATCCAAGAAATCATTCAATGGGTGGACATAAGAATAGTAAATCAAACACCTTTTAGTGTTGCATGCCATCCAGTTGGGATAGAGTCTCGTATACGAGACATTTATGATCAACATCTAAATATCGAAATGAATGATATTATACGCGTGGTAGGGATATTTGGAACCGGTGGAATTGGTAAGACAACTATTTCAAATTATATCTACAACCGAATTTCTTCTCAATTTGAAGGAAGTTGTTTCTTAAAAGACGTTAGAGAAACTTCAAAAAGGAAAGGAGGTCTACTTGAACTGCAAAATAGACTTTTGTCCAAGATCTTAGGAACAAAATCGAATATTGATGATGAAGACAGAGGCATCAATGTGATAAGGCATAGACTTTCCTCTAAAAGAGTTCTActaattcttgatgatgtggatgagTTGGTCCAAATAGAAAAGTTGGCTGGAGATCGTGATTGGTTTGGCTCAGGAAGTAGAATTCTCATCACAACAAGAGATCAACACCTATTAGAAGTCTTTGAAGTTGATTCAAAATACAAGGTGAAGATTTTGGATGAGAATGAAGCTCTTCGACTGTTTAGCTTGCATGCTTTCAAGAAAGACGAACCACTTGAAGGTTATGTGGAGCTCTCTAAACAGGTAACAAAATATGCTCAAGGTCTTCCACTAGCTTTAAAAGTGCTAGGTTCAGATCTAAAAGGTCAAAGTATAGATGAATGGAAAAATGCATTGGATAAATATAGAAAGATTCCCAACGATGATATTCAGAAAGTACTCTTAGTGAGTTATGAAGGTCTGCATGCTACTGAGAAGCAAATATTCCTTGATATTGCATTTTTCTTCAAAGGAGAACCTTTGGCAAATgtcatgaaaatatttgattGTTGTGGTTTTTCTCCGGTTCATGGAATCAAGAGGCTCATAGACAAGTGTCTTATTACTATTGAAGAGCATTATAATAAATGTGTCAAGATGCACGAATTGCTACAAGTTATGGGACGAGAAATTGTTCGACTAAAATCACCGGAAGAACCTAGCAAACGTAGTAGACTCTGGTTTCACGAGGATATCCGTGAAGTGTTGGAAGAAAGTACG GGGCCAAACAAAATTGAAGGCATAGTATTAGATTTACCTAAAGGCGAGGAGGAGATGATAAGCTTGCATCCGGAAGCATTTCAACATATGAAAAGACTTGGAATCTTTATAAATCGTAATGCATGTTTTTCTTGTGCACCCAATTATCTCTCTGAGAAGTTAAGAGTACTTGATTGGTCTCGATATCCTGGAGAGTCTTTGCCACATAATTTCCAAGGAAAGAAACTCATTTTCTTTAGTATGCATGCTAGCCTCATAAAAGAGTTGGGGGATGGATTCAAGCCCAAG aatTTGACGACTATGACTTTATATGATTGTAACTTCTTAGAAAAGATTCCAGATCTTTCAAGcatctcaaatttgaagaaattgagtGTCATGTGTTGTACAAGACTAGTTGAGGTGCATGATTCCGTTGGATCTTTGGAAAATCTTTCTCTGTTGAATTTTTATGGATGCTCTAAACTCCAAATCCTTCCAAGAAGCCTCAATTTGAGATCTTTACTTCAGCTTTGTTTTGATGGATGCTCAAGCCTTCGTTATCTTCCTAAAATCGAGTGTAAAATGGAATGTTTAAGGAAGTTGTCTCTAAATGGCACTGCAATAGAAGAACTACCTTTATCCATCGCGAACCTCGTTGGACTTGAGGTTTTATCTCTATCGAACTGCAAAAACCTCCTGCGTCTCCCAAATATTGTTTGCAATCTCTTGCaacatttagaatttttctccATTGCTGGTTGTTCAAATCTTGTAAACAAGATGGGGAATGATGGGCCATCCCATCTGGCTATTGAGTCTACAAAAATGAAAGAGGAGATATCATTATGTGAAGAACCACTCCATGAATTGGCGCCTCCAACGAATTCAAGCAATTGGAGCACTACATTACAAGAATCGAATCTTCAAATTAGTTGTTCCCATTCAGAATCAAAATTCTTTCCAATATCTAGTTTAtttaccatgtttaactcctcCGTCAGTTTGAAATCGTTAGATCTATCAAAGATTGGAATTGTTAGCCTTCCCACAAGCATCAAAGAATTCGTTGCACTAATTCAACTTCACTTGCACTATTGtgagaaacttgaagaaataaTAGAGCTTCCACCAAATATAAGACACGTAAATGTTGAAGGATGCAAGTCATTAGAGAGATTTTCGGAAGTATCAAAAATATTGGAATTCAATAGAAGCCACATCAGATCGCTACAAAGAATTTATTTGTCCGGTTGCGACAAAATGCATGTGAATATATGGAATGATAAAGTGCAAAATCCATTATTGTGGaag GGAGTCTATGAATATGATGCTACTTTGTTTCCAGAAAATCAGATTCCAGAGTGGTTGAGttatgttcatgagtttttaaaagataatgatGATGGCAGACGGAGGGGAGCAAAAGAAGAGTGGGTAATAGATATTGAGGGGCCACACTATTTGGAGGAGATAAGCGGAATTGTATTATATGGCGTAATATTTTTTACAGCTAAGTTTTTCGTTCATGGTGGTATTGATAGAGCTAAGATAACTAGTAACAGCTCAAATTATGCATGCTATATTCCAGAAGGGGTACATTTGATTAATACGAATTCGGACAGACCAATGGAAAATAAGCCTGCATATACTATATGGGTGGGGTACTCCAATTTACAATCTTTTGGAGTAAAGGTTTTGGACAATTTGCGAGTTCAATTTGATTTACGTCATCATTCCGATGGGATGGTGCCGTTTTATAAAAGTTGCAGAGCGAAAGTGGTATACAAGAATGAAAGgagagcaaataaaaaaagaaaattagaagaagaaa caaccaaactgTGTATGGAGAGTGAGACGCATGCGCATGAGAGATTGAATCAGAGCAGTGAATGTGTGGAGTGA
- the LOC108997513 gene encoding disease resistance protein RUN1-like isoform X2 — MSSSSMAFQSGATSSSSSPSIHPWNHDVFLSFRGEDVRRNFISHLYQALLQRGINTYIDNNLERGEEISLALFKTIEGSMISIIVFSKNYAESRWCLDELLKILDCKETMKQIVLPIFYDVDPSDVRHQKGIFGKSFDKLGDKLKDNAKMLKWKVALQRVADLSGFPLAKFRDESTFIQEIIQWVDIRIVNQTPFSVACHPVGIESRIRDIYDQHLNIEMNDIIRVVGIFGTGGIGKTTISNYIYNRISSQFEGSCFLKDVRETSKRKGGLLELQNRLLSKILGTKSNIDDEDRGINVIRHRLSSKRVLLILDDVDELVQIEKLAGDRDWFGSGSRILITTRDQHLLEVFEVDSKYKVKILDENEALRLFSLHAFKKDEPLEGYVELSKQVTKYAQGLPLALKVLGSDLKGQSIDEWKNALDKYRKIPNDDIQKVLLVSYEGLHATEKQIFLDIAFFFKGEPLANVMKIFDCCGFSPVHGIKRLIDKCLITIEEHYNKCVKMHELLQVMGREIVRLKSPEEPSKRSRLWFHEDIREVLEESTGPNKIEGIVLDLPKGEEEMISLHPEAFQHMKRLGIFINRNACFSCAPNYLSEKLRVLDWSRYPGESLPHNFQGKKLIFFSMHASLIKELGDGFKPKNLTTMTLYDCNFLEKIPDLSSISNLKKLSVMCCTRLVEVHDSVGSLENLSLLNFYGCSKLQILPRSLNLRSLLQLCFDGCSSLRYLPKIECKMECLRKLSLNGTAIEELPLSIANLVGLEVLSLSNCKNLLRLPNIVCNLLQHLEFFSIAGCSNLVNKMGNDGPSHLAIESTKMKEEISLCEEPLHELAPPTNSSNWSTTLQESNLQISCSHSESKFFPISSLFTMFNSSVSLKSLDLSKIGIVSLPTSIKEFVALIQLHLHYCEKLEEIIELPPNIRHVNVEGCKSLERFSEVSKILEFNRSHIRSLQRIYLSGCDKMHVNIWNDKVQNPLLWKQPNCVWRVRRMRMRD; from the exons atgtcttcttcttctatggCCTTTCAATCAGGAGctacttcctcttcttcatctccttccaTCCATCCATGGAATCATGATGTATTCTTGAGCTTTAGAGGTGAAGATGTTCGCCGTAACTTTATTTCCCATCTATACCAAGCTTTGCTTCAAAGGGGAATCAATACTTACATAGACAACAATCTTGAAAGAGGGGAGGAGATTTCACTGGCACTTTTCAAAACTATTGAAGGGTCAATGATTTCTATCATTGTATTCTCTAAAAACTATGCAGAATCTAGATGGTGCTTAGATGAGCTATTGAAGATTCTTGATTGCAAGGAAACAATGAAGCAAATTGTTCTACCAATTTTTTACGACGTAGATCCATCAGATGTACGGCATCAGAAAGGGATTTTTGGAAAATCCTTTGATAAACTTGGAGATAAGCTCAAGGATAATGCAAAGATGCTGAAATGGAAGGTAGCTTTGCAAAGAGTAGCTGATTTGTCTGGTTTCCCATTAGCGAAATTCCG GGATGAGTCAACATTTATCCAAGAAATCATTCAATGGGTGGACATAAGAATAGTAAATCAAACACCTTTTAGTGTTGCATGCCATCCAGTTGGGATAGAGTCTCGTATACGAGACATTTATGATCAACATCTAAATATCGAAATGAATGATATTATACGCGTGGTAGGGATATTTGGAACCGGTGGAATTGGTAAGACAACTATTTCAAATTATATCTACAACCGAATTTCTTCTCAATTTGAAGGAAGTTGTTTCTTAAAAGACGTTAGAGAAACTTCAAAAAGGAAAGGAGGTCTACTTGAACTGCAAAATAGACTTTTGTCCAAGATCTTAGGAACAAAATCGAATATTGATGATGAAGACAGAGGCATCAATGTGATAAGGCATAGACTTTCCTCTAAAAGAGTTCTActaattcttgatgatgtggatgagTTGGTCCAAATAGAAAAGTTGGCTGGAGATCGTGATTGGTTTGGCTCAGGAAGTAGAATTCTCATCACAACAAGAGATCAACACCTATTAGAAGTCTTTGAAGTTGATTCAAAATACAAGGTGAAGATTTTGGATGAGAATGAAGCTCTTCGACTGTTTAGCTTGCATGCTTTCAAGAAAGACGAACCACTTGAAGGTTATGTGGAGCTCTCTAAACAGGTAACAAAATATGCTCAAGGTCTTCCACTAGCTTTAAAAGTGCTAGGTTCAGATCTAAAAGGTCAAAGTATAGATGAATGGAAAAATGCATTGGATAAATATAGAAAGATTCCCAACGATGATATTCAGAAAGTACTCTTAGTGAGTTATGAAGGTCTGCATGCTACTGAGAAGCAAATATTCCTTGATATTGCATTTTTCTTCAAAGGAGAACCTTTGGCAAATgtcatgaaaatatttgattGTTGTGGTTTTTCTCCGGTTCATGGAATCAAGAGGCTCATAGACAAGTGTCTTATTACTATTGAAGAGCATTATAATAAATGTGTCAAGATGCACGAATTGCTACAAGTTATGGGACGAGAAATTGTTCGACTAAAATCACCGGAAGAACCTAGCAAACGTAGTAGACTCTGGTTTCACGAGGATATCCGTGAAGTGTTGGAAGAAAGTACG GGGCCAAACAAAATTGAAGGCATAGTATTAGATTTACCTAAAGGCGAGGAGGAGATGATAAGCTTGCATCCGGAAGCATTTCAACATATGAAAAGACTTGGAATCTTTATAAATCGTAATGCATGTTTTTCTTGTGCACCCAATTATCTCTCTGAGAAGTTAAGAGTACTTGATTGGTCTCGATATCCTGGAGAGTCTTTGCCACATAATTTCCAAGGAAAGAAACTCATTTTCTTTAGTATGCATGCTAGCCTCATAAAAGAGTTGGGGGATGGATTCAAGCCCAAG aatTTGACGACTATGACTTTATATGATTGTAACTTCTTAGAAAAGATTCCAGATCTTTCAAGcatctcaaatttgaagaaattgagtGTCATGTGTTGTACAAGACTAGTTGAGGTGCATGATTCCGTTGGATCTTTGGAAAATCTTTCTCTGTTGAATTTTTATGGATGCTCTAAACTCCAAATCCTTCCAAGAAGCCTCAATTTGAGATCTTTACTTCAGCTTTGTTTTGATGGATGCTCAAGCCTTCGTTATCTTCCTAAAATCGAGTGTAAAATGGAATGTTTAAGGAAGTTGTCTCTAAATGGCACTGCAATAGAAGAACTACCTTTATCCATCGCGAACCTCGTTGGACTTGAGGTTTTATCTCTATCGAACTGCAAAAACCTCCTGCGTCTCCCAAATATTGTTTGCAATCTCTTGCaacatttagaatttttctccATTGCTGGTTGTTCAAATCTTGTAAACAAGATGGGGAATGATGGGCCATCCCATCTGGCTATTGAGTCTACAAAAATGAAAGAGGAGATATCATTATGTGAAGAACCACTCCATGAATTGGCGCCTCCAACGAATTCAAGCAATTGGAGCACTACATTACAAGAATCGAATCTTCAAATTAGTTGTTCCCATTCAGAATCAAAATTCTTTCCAATATCTAGTTTAtttaccatgtttaactcctcCGTCAGTTTGAAATCGTTAGATCTATCAAAGATTGGAATTGTTAGCCTTCCCACAAGCATCAAAGAATTCGTTGCACTAATTCAACTTCACTTGCACTATTGtgagaaacttgaagaaataaTAGAGCTTCCACCAAATATAAGACACGTAAATGTTGAAGGATGCAAGTCATTAGAGAGATTTTCGGAAGTATCAAAAATATTGGAATTCAATAGAAGCCACATCAGATCGCTACAAAGAATTTATTTGTCCGGTTGCGACAAAATGCATGTGAATATATGGAATGATAAAGTGCAAAATCCATTATTGTGGaag caaccaaactgTGTATGGAGAGTGAGACGCATGCGCATGAGAGATTGA